From the Gasterosteus aculeatus chromosome 13, fGasAcu3.hap1.1, whole genome shotgun sequence genome, one window contains:
- the ccdc180 gene encoding coiled-coil domain-containing protein 180 isoform X1, which yields MKKELTHLTQVCDSQVRTAVEELLASLKDLDLRLNPLMERNEQLDLLSTQEVHVLWEEVQEKVKMKKMRIKDLNHKLTECETQRASKVRVLLVKNVHLLENISFLPPPDVFRLIHTEATMLNLSLLMNRRCAARLTLLLLEENLQQEEQLRLQWEELLSCWRRSKATGVLDRYWTLCSSDEEQPLVSGQLVEQREETIHHICSLVPPSCSTTLASDWFNQLTVINQQIDDLHSEVLHQLRCRSHHRWSEHLARVELCEKKLSALQLSDVEMNDVIGSQLLAVIGQGQSQDEQRLAAVDRCCDAVARRALHLSTCVFAVMRGAALLWETHSRRIERRRVQVEQRIQQQHTQGEKVHLCEQVSSEEALDETIGYLEDVKHSSTGCVSDQVEVLERLPFVLLEELLSYSSSLSSFFHLDHTYKPSPEELQNLHPNLHSFSTQMGQCEAQIKKPEKKMEASGPTHLSPDWLTEAESSLQALSDMSSDVMFTSSRGVAYTGPAFRCTAPDLPDLLQLEMHLSPFPVELLTETLSRTRTLFLDHLEQHVKDVLSSAVTTVKERSKAAYWGRELQLKQLKIQHTQKQMYTPRLAELQLHTRLVKSHSEEVSDVLTSLRVEHQEHQAVLSERKQEVILNLSHVEAEAQRANSSTRLHALSSTLKGCLDQHIKDTQHLQTTFRQTVIVQLDRVKTRTAQLLSTFRLFREGGDFAPEELNSFQKKLKEETRRIRVTEESIYSELEEFESHNLKQLKETSEGLEEKLYSMRSELDFIEQIQDTMRKTRVQMKAEAASSKQQQIIISSKLEDLRKMMENTQVFTDQVCSLLSAVNEEFRKRCRYLDCPLVSSLSVLSVHESGQQVQSNSPPGLLQRRRTREDLLQDPLVEVIRSLNRSCEIQNAAAAEGEERGESPAGQSPVQQKCTQPLRLRRGDKSIRTERKFQVFGPEPEENPHSFSSSLNSLLWRTNDVLLLVAEDFYRRERSVLSRFLRVPDRLDQWAEGMQQRLLGYQDQMKKFLCMSREELDSQLRLLENLLLSLPAVLICNHEQRQEAELIEEVTEVRVKLEEKLSASEEEKSMNVKRLRVSLGEEELLSLSSREELRQQQLHSDICSLHLELQVCVKVRGEEFVTSLALLTEKLLSQLDELLLPEEAVQRSEVNTVTVATKEETGRKPCTVSRTRPGDSSPTNKDTDPPSGVTMATTTSVTTSRCTLGHQVIEQRDAAEKRLQQVLLLELSRSDEDKRRRLSELQSWNAHWRQQIHTLKQHTHTEAEM from the exons ATGAAGAAAGAACTTACACACCTCACCCAG GTGTGTGACTCTCAGGTGAGGACCGCAGTTGAGGAGCTGCTGGCCTCTCTGAAGGACCTGGACCTCAGGTTGAACCCTCTCATGGAACGGAATGAGCAACTGGACCTCCTTAGCACGCAG gagGTGCATGTTCTctgggaggaggtgcaggagaaggtgaagatgaagaagatgagaaTAAAGGACCTAAACCACAAACTGACTGAATGTGAGACTCAACGAGCCAGCAAG GTCAGAGTCCTGCTCGTCAAGAACGTCCACCTGTTGGAGAACATCAGCTTCCTGCCTCCACCTGACGTCTTCAGGCTGATCCATACCGAAGCCACG ATGTTGAATCTTTCCCTCCTGATGAACCGTCGCTGCGCTGCTCGTCTAACGCTGCTCCTCCTGGAGGAGAacctgcagcaggaggagcagctccgtctgcagtgggaggagcttctgagctgctggaggaggagcaaggCCACGGGGGTCCTTGATCGATATTG GACTCTCTGCAGCAGTGATGAGGAGCAGCCGCTGGTCTCAGGTCAGCTGGTAGAACAACGTGAGGAAACCATCCATCACATCTG CTCGCTGGTCCCGCCCTCCTGCTCCACTACTTTGGCCTCTGATTGGTTCAACCAGCTGACAGTCATCAATCAACAGATCG atgaTCTCCACTCTGAGGTTCTTCATCAGCTGCGTTGTCGTTCTCATCACAGGTGGAGTGAACACCTCGCTCGGGTGGAGCTCTGTGAG AAGAAGCTCTCAGCTCTGCAGCTCTCCGACGTCGAGATGAATGATGTCATCGGCTCTCAGCTCCTCGCTGTGATTGGACAAGGCCAGAGTCAGGACGAGCAGCGATTGGCTGCTGTGGAT aggTGTTGTGATGCTGTGGCCCGTCGCGCTCTCCACCTCAGCACGTGTGTGTTCGCTGTGATGAGAGGAGCAGCGTTGCTATGGGAGACGCACAGCCGGAGGATTGAGAGGAGACGAGTGCAAGTGGAGCAACGCatacagcagcaacacacacag GGGGAGAAGGTGCACCTGTGTGAACAGGTGAGCAGTGAGGAGGCTCTGGACGAAACCATCGGCTACCTGGAGGACGTCAAACACAG cagcACGGGCTGTGTTTCTGATCAGGTGGAGGTGTTGGAACGTCTCCCCTTTGTCCTCCTGGAGGAGCTCCTCTCCTACAGCAGCAGCCTGAGCTCCTTCTTCCACCTGGACCACACCTACAAACCG agtccAGAAGAACTCCAGAACCTCCACCCGAACCTCCACTCATTCTCCACCCAAATGGGTCAGTGTGAAGCTCaaataaagaaaccagaaaaGAAGATGGAAGCGTCAGGCCCCACCCACCTCTCCCCTGATTGGCTGACCGAG gcagaATCCTCTCTGCAGGCTCTTAGCGACATGAGCAGTGATGTCATGTTTACGTCGTCCAGGGGTGTGGCCTATACTGGTCCCGCCTTCAGATGCACTGCCCCCGACCTGCCCGACCTCCTGCAGCTGGAAATGCACCTGAGCCCATTTCCTGTGGAGCTGCTCACAGAGACGCTGAGCAG AACCAGGACATTGTTTCTGGATCACCTGGAGCAGCATGTCAAAGACGTCCTCTCCTCTGCCGTCACCACGGTGAAGGAGAGGAGCAAGGCGGCTTATTGGGGCCGAGAGCTTCAACTGAAGCAGCTGAagatccaacacacacaaaaacagatgtACACACCACGCctag ctgaGCTGCAGCTCCACACTCGTCTGGTGAAGTCTCACAGTGAGGAGGTGTCTGATGTGTTGACGTCCCTCCGGGTGGAGCACCAGGAGCACCAGGCCGTTCTCAGCGAGCGGAAACAGGAAGTCATCCTGAATCTGTCCCACGTGGAGGCCGAAGCTCAGAGGGCCAACAGCAGCACGCG gctgcaTGCTTTGAGCTCCACCCTCAAGGGCTGTCTGGATCAACATATCAAAGACACCCAGCACCTTCAGACTACCTTCAGGCAGACTGTCATTGTCCAACTGGATCGGGTCAAAACCAGAACTGCACAGCTACTCAGCACTTTCAG GCTGttcagagaaggaggagactTTGCTCCTGAGGAGCTGAACTCCTTccagaagaagctgaaggaggagacCAGACGGATCAGAGTGACGGAAGAATCCATCTACTCTGagctggaggagtttgagtcCCACAATCTAAAGCag CTGAAGGAGACTTCTGAAGGTCTAGAGGAGAAACTCTACTCCATGAGGTCTGAGCTGGACTTCATAGAGCAAATCCAGGACACGATGAGGAAAACACGAGTCCAGATGAAGGCTGAG GCAGCCAGCAGTAAACAGCAGCAGATCATCATCAGCAGCAAGTTGGAGGATCTGAGGAAGATGATGGAGAACACACAG GTGTTTACAGATCAGGTGTGTTCCCTTCTGTCGGCAGTTAACGAAGAATTTAGGAAACGCTGTCGGTACTTGGATTGTCCATTG GTCTCCTCCCtttctgtcctctctgtccatGAATCCGGGCAGCAGGTCCAGTCCAATTCACCTCCTGGTttactgcagaggaggaggacccgTGAGGACCTTCTCCAGGACCCTTTAGTGGAGGTCATCAGGTCCCTGAACAG GTCCTGTGAGatccagaatgctgcagcagcagaaggagaagagagaggagaatcACCAGCTG GTCAGAGTCCGGTCCAACAGAAATGTACCCAGCCACTgag ATTGAGGAGGGGCGACAAGTCCATCAGGACCGAAAGAAAGTTCCAGGTTTTTGGACCAGAACCAGAGGAGAACCCACA CTCCTTCAGTTCCTCTCTGAACTCTTTGTTGTGGAGAACCAATGACGTCCTCCTGCTGGTTGCCGAG gACTTCTACCGGCGTGAGCGTTCTGTTCTCAGCAGGTTCCTCCGGGTTCCCGACCGTTTGGACCAGTGGGCTGAGGGCATGCAGCAAAGGCTGCTGGGATACCAGGATCAGATGAAGAAGTTCCTGTGCATGAGCAGAGAgg agttggattcaCAGCTGCGTCTTTTGGAGAACCTCCTGCTTTCTTTACCTGCAGTTTTGATCTGTAACCATGAGCagcggcaggaggcggagcttatTGAGGAGGTGACTGAGGTTCGAgtgaagctggaggagaagctgtcagccagtgaggaggaaaag AGTATGAACGTCAAGCGGCTGCGAGTGTCTCTCGGAGAGGAGGAGCTTCTGTCtctcagcagcagagaggagctcagacagcagcagctgcacagtGACATCTGCTCGTTACACCTGGAGCTGCAG GTCTGTGTGAAGGTGAGAGGGGAGGAGTTTGTGACATCACTAGCTTTACTGACGGAGAAGCTTCTCTCTCAGCTGGACGAGCTGCTCTTACCTGAAG AGGCAGTGCAGCGTTCTGAAGTCAACACCGTCACCGTGGCAACGAAGGAGGAAACGGGACGGAAACCATGCACCGTCAGCAG gaccCGGCCTGGTGACTCATCCCCCACAAACAAAGATACTGACCCACCATCTGGTGTCACTATGGCAACAACAACATCCGTCACCACAAGCAGGTGCACCCTGGGACATCAGGTCATTGAGCAGAGAGACGCTGCTGAGAAG AGGCTCCAGCAGGTCCTCCTGTTGGAGTTGTCCCGTTCAGATgaagacaaaagaagaagacTGAGTGAACTGCAGAGCTGGAACGCACACTGGAGACAGCAGATACACACTctgaagcaacacacacacacagaggctgagATGTGA
- the ccdc180 gene encoding coiled-coil domain-containing protein 180 isoform X2 — protein MKKELTHLTQVCDSQVRTAVEELLASLKDLDLRLNPLMERNEQLDLLSTQEVHVLWEEVQEKVKMKKMRIKDLNHKLTECETQRASKVRVLLVKNVHLLENISFLPPPDVFRLIHTEATMLNLSLLMNRRCAARLTLLLLEENLQQEEQLRLQWEELLSCWRRSKATGVLDRYWTLCSSDEEQPLVSGQLVEQREETIHHICSLVPPSCSTTLASDWFNQLTVINQQIDDLHSEVLHQLRCRSHHRWSEHLARVELCEKKLSALQLSDVEMNDVIGSQLLAVIGQGQSQDEQRLAAVDRCCDAVARRALHLSTCVFAVMRGAALLWETHSRRIERRRVQVEQRIQQQHTQGEKVHLCEQVSSEEALDETIGYLEDVKHSTGCVSDQVEVLERLPFVLLEELLSYSSSLSSFFHLDHTYKPSPEELQNLHPNLHSFSTQMGQCEAQIKKPEKKMEASGPTHLSPDWLTEAESSLQALSDMSSDVMFTSSRGVAYTGPAFRCTAPDLPDLLQLEMHLSPFPVELLTETLSRTRTLFLDHLEQHVKDVLSSAVTTVKERSKAAYWGRELQLKQLKIQHTQKQMYTPRLAELQLHTRLVKSHSEEVSDVLTSLRVEHQEHQAVLSERKQEVILNLSHVEAEAQRANSSTRLHALSSTLKGCLDQHIKDTQHLQTTFRQTVIVQLDRVKTRTAQLLSTFRLFREGGDFAPEELNSFQKKLKEETRRIRVTEESIYSELEEFESHNLKQLKETSEGLEEKLYSMRSELDFIEQIQDTMRKTRVQMKAEAASSKQQQIIISSKLEDLRKMMENTQVFTDQVCSLLSAVNEEFRKRCRYLDCPLVSSLSVLSVHESGQQVQSNSPPGLLQRRRTREDLLQDPLVEVIRSLNRSCEIQNAAAAEGEERGESPAGQSPVQQKCTQPLRLRRGDKSIRTERKFQVFGPEPEENPHSFSSSLNSLLWRTNDVLLLVAEDFYRRERSVLSRFLRVPDRLDQWAEGMQQRLLGYQDQMKKFLCMSREELDSQLRLLENLLLSLPAVLICNHEQRQEAELIEEVTEVRVKLEEKLSASEEEKSMNVKRLRVSLGEEELLSLSSREELRQQQLHSDICSLHLELQVCVKVRGEEFVTSLALLTEKLLSQLDELLLPEEAVQRSEVNTVTVATKEETGRKPCTVSRTRPGDSSPTNKDTDPPSGVTMATTTSVTTSRCTLGHQVIEQRDAAEKRLQQVLLLELSRSDEDKRRRLSELQSWNAHWRQQIHTLKQHTHTEAEM, from the exons ATGAAGAAAGAACTTACACACCTCACCCAG GTGTGTGACTCTCAGGTGAGGACCGCAGTTGAGGAGCTGCTGGCCTCTCTGAAGGACCTGGACCTCAGGTTGAACCCTCTCATGGAACGGAATGAGCAACTGGACCTCCTTAGCACGCAG gagGTGCATGTTCTctgggaggaggtgcaggagaaggtgaagatgaagaagatgagaaTAAAGGACCTAAACCACAAACTGACTGAATGTGAGACTCAACGAGCCAGCAAG GTCAGAGTCCTGCTCGTCAAGAACGTCCACCTGTTGGAGAACATCAGCTTCCTGCCTCCACCTGACGTCTTCAGGCTGATCCATACCGAAGCCACG ATGTTGAATCTTTCCCTCCTGATGAACCGTCGCTGCGCTGCTCGTCTAACGCTGCTCCTCCTGGAGGAGAacctgcagcaggaggagcagctccgtctgcagtgggaggagcttctgagctgctggaggaggagcaaggCCACGGGGGTCCTTGATCGATATTG GACTCTCTGCAGCAGTGATGAGGAGCAGCCGCTGGTCTCAGGTCAGCTGGTAGAACAACGTGAGGAAACCATCCATCACATCTG CTCGCTGGTCCCGCCCTCCTGCTCCACTACTTTGGCCTCTGATTGGTTCAACCAGCTGACAGTCATCAATCAACAGATCG atgaTCTCCACTCTGAGGTTCTTCATCAGCTGCGTTGTCGTTCTCATCACAGGTGGAGTGAACACCTCGCTCGGGTGGAGCTCTGTGAG AAGAAGCTCTCAGCTCTGCAGCTCTCCGACGTCGAGATGAATGATGTCATCGGCTCTCAGCTCCTCGCTGTGATTGGACAAGGCCAGAGTCAGGACGAGCAGCGATTGGCTGCTGTGGAT aggTGTTGTGATGCTGTGGCCCGTCGCGCTCTCCACCTCAGCACGTGTGTGTTCGCTGTGATGAGAGGAGCAGCGTTGCTATGGGAGACGCACAGCCGGAGGATTGAGAGGAGACGAGTGCAAGTGGAGCAACGCatacagcagcaacacacacag GGGGAGAAGGTGCACCTGTGTGAACAGGTGAGCAGTGAGGAGGCTCTGGACGAAACCATCGGCTACCTGGAGGACGTCAAACACAG cACGGGCTGTGTTTCTGATCAGGTGGAGGTGTTGGAACGTCTCCCCTTTGTCCTCCTGGAGGAGCTCCTCTCCTACAGCAGCAGCCTGAGCTCCTTCTTCCACCTGGACCACACCTACAAACCG agtccAGAAGAACTCCAGAACCTCCACCCGAACCTCCACTCATTCTCCACCCAAATGGGTCAGTGTGAAGCTCaaataaagaaaccagaaaaGAAGATGGAAGCGTCAGGCCCCACCCACCTCTCCCCTGATTGGCTGACCGAG gcagaATCCTCTCTGCAGGCTCTTAGCGACATGAGCAGTGATGTCATGTTTACGTCGTCCAGGGGTGTGGCCTATACTGGTCCCGCCTTCAGATGCACTGCCCCCGACCTGCCCGACCTCCTGCAGCTGGAAATGCACCTGAGCCCATTTCCTGTGGAGCTGCTCACAGAGACGCTGAGCAG AACCAGGACATTGTTTCTGGATCACCTGGAGCAGCATGTCAAAGACGTCCTCTCCTCTGCCGTCACCACGGTGAAGGAGAGGAGCAAGGCGGCTTATTGGGGCCGAGAGCTTCAACTGAAGCAGCTGAagatccaacacacacaaaaacagatgtACACACCACGCctag ctgaGCTGCAGCTCCACACTCGTCTGGTGAAGTCTCACAGTGAGGAGGTGTCTGATGTGTTGACGTCCCTCCGGGTGGAGCACCAGGAGCACCAGGCCGTTCTCAGCGAGCGGAAACAGGAAGTCATCCTGAATCTGTCCCACGTGGAGGCCGAAGCTCAGAGGGCCAACAGCAGCACGCG gctgcaTGCTTTGAGCTCCACCCTCAAGGGCTGTCTGGATCAACATATCAAAGACACCCAGCACCTTCAGACTACCTTCAGGCAGACTGTCATTGTCCAACTGGATCGGGTCAAAACCAGAACTGCACAGCTACTCAGCACTTTCAG GCTGttcagagaaggaggagactTTGCTCCTGAGGAGCTGAACTCCTTccagaagaagctgaaggaggagacCAGACGGATCAGAGTGACGGAAGAATCCATCTACTCTGagctggaggagtttgagtcCCACAATCTAAAGCag CTGAAGGAGACTTCTGAAGGTCTAGAGGAGAAACTCTACTCCATGAGGTCTGAGCTGGACTTCATAGAGCAAATCCAGGACACGATGAGGAAAACACGAGTCCAGATGAAGGCTGAG GCAGCCAGCAGTAAACAGCAGCAGATCATCATCAGCAGCAAGTTGGAGGATCTGAGGAAGATGATGGAGAACACACAG GTGTTTACAGATCAGGTGTGTTCCCTTCTGTCGGCAGTTAACGAAGAATTTAGGAAACGCTGTCGGTACTTGGATTGTCCATTG GTCTCCTCCCtttctgtcctctctgtccatGAATCCGGGCAGCAGGTCCAGTCCAATTCACCTCCTGGTttactgcagaggaggaggacccgTGAGGACCTTCTCCAGGACCCTTTAGTGGAGGTCATCAGGTCCCTGAACAG GTCCTGTGAGatccagaatgctgcagcagcagaaggagaagagagaggagaatcACCAGCTG GTCAGAGTCCGGTCCAACAGAAATGTACCCAGCCACTgag ATTGAGGAGGGGCGACAAGTCCATCAGGACCGAAAGAAAGTTCCAGGTTTTTGGACCAGAACCAGAGGAGAACCCACA CTCCTTCAGTTCCTCTCTGAACTCTTTGTTGTGGAGAACCAATGACGTCCTCCTGCTGGTTGCCGAG gACTTCTACCGGCGTGAGCGTTCTGTTCTCAGCAGGTTCCTCCGGGTTCCCGACCGTTTGGACCAGTGGGCTGAGGGCATGCAGCAAAGGCTGCTGGGATACCAGGATCAGATGAAGAAGTTCCTGTGCATGAGCAGAGAgg agttggattcaCAGCTGCGTCTTTTGGAGAACCTCCTGCTTTCTTTACCTGCAGTTTTGATCTGTAACCATGAGCagcggcaggaggcggagcttatTGAGGAGGTGACTGAGGTTCGAgtgaagctggaggagaagctgtcagccagtgaggaggaaaag AGTATGAACGTCAAGCGGCTGCGAGTGTCTCTCGGAGAGGAGGAGCTTCTGTCtctcagcagcagagaggagctcagacagcagcagctgcacagtGACATCTGCTCGTTACACCTGGAGCTGCAG GTCTGTGTGAAGGTGAGAGGGGAGGAGTTTGTGACATCACTAGCTTTACTGACGGAGAAGCTTCTCTCTCAGCTGGACGAGCTGCTCTTACCTGAAG AGGCAGTGCAGCGTTCTGAAGTCAACACCGTCACCGTGGCAACGAAGGAGGAAACGGGACGGAAACCATGCACCGTCAGCAG gaccCGGCCTGGTGACTCATCCCCCACAAACAAAGATACTGACCCACCATCTGGTGTCACTATGGCAACAACAACATCCGTCACCACAAGCAGGTGCACCCTGGGACATCAGGTCATTGAGCAGAGAGACGCTGCTGAGAAG AGGCTCCAGCAGGTCCTCCTGTTGGAGTTGTCCCGTTCAGATgaagacaaaagaagaagacTGAGTGAACTGCAGAGCTGGAACGCACACTGGAGACAGCAGATACACACTctgaagcaacacacacacacagaggctgagATGTGA